From the genome of Dioscorea cayenensis subsp. rotundata cultivar TDr96_F1 chromosome 24, TDr96_F1_v2_PseudoChromosome.rev07_lg8_w22 25.fasta, whole genome shotgun sequence:
AGTCTAAATCAACGCACATAGATTCATTCACACAGGATTGATcctgtatatatttatatatatatacaattatgtatTTCCTGaggctatttaaaaaaaatcaaaaaaaaaaaaaaacgtttcCTTAATTGGAAACGGGTTCCCTTAAGTATTTTGAAAAGACTAAAATACCCTTCAAGGCTCTCTATTTCATCTCCATTCGCGCGTCGATGAAGATGACGACGAAGAAGCACAAAGAACGCAGCAATGGACAACTTCTTCGCCGGCGAGATCGCGACGGAGCTCGTCAAGGAGCTCATCAAGGTCATCCGGCATGCTTATCTCTGCCGTCCCTCTGCCGAGCAGCTCAAGCGCTCCGTCGATGCCCTCCTTCCCATCGTCAACGAGATACGATACTCCGGCGTGGAGCTCCCCCAAGCACGCCAGAACCAGCTTTCAGACCTCGCTGAGAAACTCCGCCTTGGCCTGGAGCTTGCACGCAAGGCCGCCGACTCACCGCGCTGGAACGTCTACCGCTCTATCCAGCTCTCTCGCCGCATGGAGCGTGTTGATCGGTGGATCTCGAAGTGGGTTGATCGGCAGATGCCGGCTCATGTGCTTGCTGATGTGCATCATCTTCGTGTGGACTCGTTGGCGAGGTTGGATCGGATTGAGAGGAAGATTGATGAAGGGAGTGCGATGGGGAGGAGGATGGTGGTGGAGATGATGGAGGGATTGGAGTTGGGTGGAGGGGAGGAGGTGGTGGGCGTGGGGATTAAGGTTGGGAGGGAGAGAGTGAAGGAGATGCTGATCAATGGCGACGATGCGCGCGTGGTTGTTGGGATTTGCGGGATGGCGGGCAGTGGAAAGACTACTTTGGCGAAGGAGCTCTGCAAGGATCCTCAGATTCGAAGTAAGCTCTGATTCCTTTCAGATTTTTTAGGATTTGGGTTTAAATTAATCATCTTTTTTCGGAAAATTTCTCATAAAAagagctcttttttttttatagagctTTTGCAAATTGATTGGGGGTTTGTATCCATGCCCTCAAATTTCTTGATGAAATTTTTCAGGGAACACATGAACAATTCTTCAGATGGATTTTTGTTGAGAATTATATatcttatttgatttgattatttgaaatcAAAGCCTTCAGTTGTTGTTGAATACTTGACTTTATTGTCCAGTTATTTTCCACTTTCGCTGTCAAAATACTTTAGCAAGCAATTATTGTTTGAGTtctgtttgtttcttttctttaaattctttattGATGTTTGCAGCATTTGAATTCTTAGTATCACAATATAGAATTCACAAATGGAAATGTTTGACCAATCAGTATTCATGGATTACCTCTGCAATGTGTTACATATGTTtgaaaagtctttttttttttcttcttctgatcttttaatatttatttttttagatcacTTTAGTGGTGGAATTTTGTTCGAGACGGTATCTCAATCTCCGAATTTAGAGAACTTGAAATTCAAGCTGTGGGAAAAGATCACTGGGAATATTGTTCGTGGGGCTTATGATGAGATTCCTCAATGGCAGATAGTGTTGCAGCCAAGACTGAAAGCTCCGGTTCTCGTTGTATTGGACGATGTATGGACTCCATCTGAGCTTGAAGAGCTTATTTTTAAAGTGCCTGGATGCAAGACACTTGTTGTATCAAGGTTCAAATTCCCTACAATATTCACTGACACTTATGAAATGGAATTGCTAGGAGAAGAAGAGGCCTTATCCCTTTTCTGTTCTTCAGCTTTCGACCAGCAGTCAATTCCGCCAACTGCTGATAAAAAGTTGGTGAAACAGGTATTGTCACTTGATCTACATTGATAAATGGTTTCATTTAGTCTCTTGCTAGAGCTTGAACAGATGAAGATTATATAATTCACAATAAGGGAAGTTATGGAAAAATATTCCTGATGTATTTGCAGTTTCGAAGCTCAtttcatatgatttatttaGTCATGAAGGCCACTTCATACACTAGTCTACTTTGGCAACTTTCTTGATTCTGCTCAGTTTGGTAAATAACAACAACATTGgatctttatttaaataattaaactttCATAGTTTTCAAGGTTCgggtcatttttttattttaatattcgTGTCCATTGCATCAGATAAAGTCCTTGTTTGAATTCTGATCTTTATTTATACAACAGGTTGTTGAAGAATGTAAAGGCCTTCCTCTAGCTTTAAAAGTGATTGGAGCTTCACTCCGTGGGCAGCCCCCAAAGATTTGGGCAAGTGCAAAGAATAGACTATCTCGAGGAGAAGCCATATCCGACTCCCACGAGAATAAATTACTTGAAAGGATGGAGTTAAGCATTCAGTGTCTTTCACACAAGGTCAAGGAGTGTTTTCTTGATCTGGGTTCCTTTCCAGAAGACAAGAAGATTCCTCTTGATGTACTAATTAACATATGGATGGAGATCCATGATCTTGAAGAAGTAGATGCCTATGCTATCTTAGTCGAACTCTCCAATAAAAACCTACTTACCCTGGTGAAAGATGCACAGTATGTTGTCTGAATCAGTCTGATGAACAACCTTGCTAATAAAAGTTCAATGTTCATCACAACACAAagtaattctttgtttttatcttttgtgaTCTATTCAGGAGCAGAGCTGGAGACATCTATAGCAGTTACAATGAGCTTTCTGTCACTCAGCATGATGTTTTGAGGGACCTGGTTCTTCACATTAGCAGTCGGGAGTCTTTGAACAGTCGAAAAAGATTGAACATGCCAAGGAAAGAAGACAGACTTCCAAAGGATTGGGAAAGGAACAATGATCAACAGTTTGATGCACAGATTGTTTCAATTCATACAGGTATGCTTATCCCGTGCTATTATGTCTCATATACATTTCTGTTTAACATTCGTTTCCAATACTTCTTATGTggttttagttagttttttacTCCTTTATGTATCACTCTCTGCTAATTGAAAGTCATTGATGAAGCTTGAAAGTTGACAATTTCTGATTTATAGACAAATTACCATTGGTTCTAATAACATCCATTGCTCCCCTTTGATGCTGTCAGATGTGTGTAGCAAATATATGGCAACTTTAGACTGAGCTTGTTTTTATTTCAGGTGAAATGAAAGAATGTGATTGGTTCAACATGCACTTTCCAAAGGCTGAAGTTCTTATTCTAAACTTCTCCTCATCCGAATATTTCCTGCCTCCGTTTATCAAGACAATGCCAAAGCTGAAAGTTCTAGTGTTGATCAACTATGGACTCTCGAGCACAAAGCTTCACAATCTTACCGTATTTGAATCCATAAATAACTTGACAAGCGTTTGGTTCGAGAAGATAACCATCCCTCCTCTGCCAAGAACCACAATTCCCTTGCAAAACTTAATGAAAGTCTCTCTAGTCCTATGTGAGCTCAAGAACAGCCTCCAAGGTTCGACTGTCCTTCTGCCACTGACATTTCCGTGCATCTCCAACCTCACAATCGATCACTGCATTGATTTAACCGATCTTCCATCCAGCATTTGCGAACTCAATTCTCTTAAGAGCCTCAGCATATCAAACTGCCATGATTTAGAAGAGTTGCCTCATGAGCTCGGAAAACTAAATTCACTTCATATTCTTCGTATATACGCATGCCCGGGTTTGAAGAAGCTCCCGCAATCACTCTGCAAGCTGAAAAGCTTGCAGTATCTTGATATCTCTCAGTGTTTTAACCTCGAAGGCCTCCCCGAAGAATTCGGTTACTTGACAAACTTGGAAAAGATTGATATGAGGGAATGCCCACAAGTGAGCAGTGTACCGAAATCATCGATGTTGTTGAAGTCTCTGGGGAATGTAATATGTGATGAAGAGATATCATTGTTATGGAAAGAAGCAGAGAGGGAGATTCCAGAGCTGCGTGTTCAAGTTGTAGAAGAATGTTTCAATTTAGATTGGCTTGTAGAGTGAAGTGAAATAAGAGATTTCTCATTGAAATGCTTGTTCACTTGTATGTTTGGAATAACTACTgtgaatatgtttttaatgCTAGTTCTAATGGGCCAAATTAGAACTTTAGGTTTTCACAccttcctttccttttctttatttatttatttaattaattttcttttgggttaaaggcctgttttttattttgttttaagttAACTTTacccagaaaaaaaaatcattggtgattgaaaatgattaaacagaaagagagaaaaaaaaatagtttgggggttttttttttttaagcattttCGGAGACACTTCTCTAACGTTAAACAATTTAACACTTGAGAACCTCTGGCGGTCCAgtgatttttcattaaaatagtGAATGAACAGTCAAATAATCGAAACTCTTTGAACTTAATAATATGCAAACAGTGtataatactataaaaatattgtataatattgttcatttattgtttattagattttttgtaGAAGGAATCATATTTTTCACCCATTAAAAGTTAAATGGTCAAGAGATTTATCATGATAAAGTTACGGTCCgtgatatattattttgggcATCTGTAATAGGCCATTATTAACTCACATGATAAATTCTTTGGAAATCATTAAACAATCATAACTAATGCACA
Proteins encoded in this window:
- the LOC120252874 gene encoding putative disease resistance protein At5g47280 — its product is MDNFFAGEIATELVKELIKVIRHAYLCRPSAEQLKRSVDALLPIVNEIRYSGVELPQARQNQLSDLAEKLRLGLELARKAADSPRWNVYRSIQLSRRMERVDRWISKWVDRQMPAHVLADVHHLRVDSLARLDRIERKIDEGSAMGRRMVVEMMEGLELGGGEEVVGVGIKVGRERVKEMLINGDDARVVVGICGMAGSGKTTLAKELCKDPQIRNHFSGGILFETVSQSPNLENLKFKLWEKITGNIVRGAYDEIPQWQIVLQPRLKAPVLVVLDDVWTPSELEELIFKVPGCKTLVVSRFKFPTIFTDTYEMELLGEEEALSLFCSSAFDQQSIPPTADKKLVKQVVEECKGLPLALKVIGASLRGQPPKIWASAKNRLSRGEAISDSHENKLLERMELSIQCLSHKVKECFLDLGSFPEDKKIPLDVLINIWMEIHDLEEVDAYAILVELSNKNLLTLVKDAQSRAGDIYSSYNELSVTQHDVLRDLVLHISSRESLNSRKRLNMPRKEDRLPKDWERNNDQQFDAQIVSIHTGEMKECDWFNMHFPKAEVLILNFSSSEYFLPPFIKTMPKLKVLVLINYGLSSTKLHNLTVFESINNLTSVWFEKITIPPLPRTTIPLQNLMKVSLVLCELKNSLQGSTVLLPLTFPCISNLTIDHCIDLTDLPSSICELNSLKSLSISNCHDLEELPHELGKLNSLHILRIYACPGLKKLPQSLCKLKSLQYLDISQCFNLEGLPEEFGYLTNLEKIDMRECPQVSSVPKSSMLLKSLGNVICDEEISLLWKEAEREIPELRVQVVEECFNLDWLVE